The following proteins are encoded in a genomic region of Aythya fuligula isolate bAytFul2 chromosome 34, bAytFul2.pri, whole genome shotgun sequence:
- the LOC116500331 gene encoding olfactory receptor 14C36-like: MLPLNYGSFLGSRACAQMAAAAWGSGVLYSLLHTANTFSLPLCQGNAVDQFFCEIPSILKLSCSDSYLREIGLLTFSVFVFLECFVFILFSYVQIFRAVLRIPSEQGQHKAFSTCLPHLAVVFLFLSTGIFAYLKPPSISSPSLNLVMTVLYSVMPPAVNPLIYSMRNQELMNAIRKVMSWRYLKMC; the protein is encoded by the coding sequence ATGTTGCCCCTGAACTATGGCAGcttcctgggcagcagagcttgtgcccagatggctgcagctgcctggggcagtggggttctttattctctgttgcacactgccaatacattttccctgcccctttgccaaggcaatgctgtggaccagttcttctgtgaaatcccctccatcctcaagctctcctgctcagactcCTACCTCAGGGAAATTGGGCTTCTCACATttagtgtttttgtgtttttggagtgttttgttttcattcttttctcctaTGTGCAGAttttcagggctgtgctgaggataccctctgagcagggacagcacaaagccttttccacgtgcctccctcacctggctgtaGTCTTCCTGTTTCTCAGCACAGGCAtatttgcctacctgaagcccccctccatctcctcaCCATCCCTGAACCTGGTGATGACTGTCCTGTACTCGGTGATGCCcccagcagtgaaccccctcatctacagcatgaggaaccaggagctcatGAATGCCATTAGGAAAGTGATGTCATGGAGATATTTAAAGATGTGCTGA